Proteins encoded in a region of the Pseudochaenichthys georgianus chromosome 20, fPseGeo1.2, whole genome shotgun sequence genome:
- the ezh2 gene encoding histone-lysine N-methyltransferase EZH2 has product MVLTGKRSEKGPACWKRRVKSEYMRLRQLKRFRRADEVKSMFNTNRQKILDRTKVLNQEWETRRIQPVHIMTSVGSLRGTRECTVDSGFSEFPRQVIPLKTLNAVASVPVMYSWSPLQQNFMVEDETVLHNIPYMGDEILDQDGTFIEELIKNYDGKVHGDRECGFINDEIFVELVSALSQYSDNEDDEEEEQDFKVEKVEKVELCDSKEHPEDPRKDALINNDSRSSSDGSKKFPSDKIFEAISSMFPDKGSTEELKEKYKELTEQQLPGALPPECTPNIDGPNARSVQREQSLHSFHTLFCRRCFKYDCFLHPFHATPNTYKRKNLENLVDSKPCVMDCYMYLVQDGLVREYPAGVVSDQVKTPSKRSVGRRRGRLPNGRPSTPSVSSETKDTDSDREGSKEDERDNEQDNHQDNEQEMEQENGGENDKDDDDKKDENTSSSEGNSRCQTPVKMKLSVEAEAVDWSGAEASLFRVLIGTYYDNFCAIARLIGTKTCRQVYEFRVKESSIIARAPAEDEDTPPRKKKRKHRLWATHCRKIQLKKDGSSNHVYNYQPCDHPRQPCDSSCPCVTAQNFCEKFCQCSSECQNRFPGCRCKAQCNTKQCPCYLAVRECDPDLCLTCGAADHWDSKNVSCKNCSIQRGAKKHLLLAPSDVAGWGIFIKEPVQKNEFISEYCGEIISQDEADRRGKVYDKYMCSFLFNLNNDFVVDATRKGNKIRFANHSVNPNCYAKVMMVNGDHRIGIFAKRAIQTGEELFFDYRYSQADALKYVGIERELEMA; this is encoded by the exons ATGGTGCTGACAGGGAAGCGCTCGGAGAAAGGCCCGGCATGCTGGAAGAGAAGAGTGAAGTCAGAGTACATGAGGCTGCGGCAGCTCAAGCGCTTCCGACGAGCCGACGAGGTCAAG AGCATGTTCAACACCAACCGTCAGAAAATCCTGGATCGCACTAAAGTTTTGAATCAGGAGTGGGAGACCAGGCGAATCCAACCAGTGCACATCATGACGTCCGTTGGCTCTTTGAGAGGCACCCGGGAG TGCACGGTGGACAGCGGCTTCTCGGAATTCCCTCGGCAGGTCATCCCCCTGAAGACCCTCAACGCCGTGGCCTCAGTCCCTGTGATGTACTCCTGGTCCCCCCTGCAGCAGAACTTCATG GTGGAGGATGAGACGGTGCTCCATAACATCCCCTACATGGGAGACGAGATCCTGGACCAGGACGGGACTTTCATAGAAGAACTCATCAAGAACTACGACGGCAAAGTCCACGGAGACAGAG AGTGCGGCTTCATCAATGATGAGATATTCGTGGAGTTGGTCAGCGCTCTCTCGCAGTACAGTGACAACGAGgacgatgaagaggaggagcaggacTTCAAGGTGGAGAAGGTAGAGAAGGTGGAGCTGTGTGACAGCAAGGAACATCCAGAGGACCCGCGCAAAGACGCACTCATCAACAATGACA GCCGAAGCAGTAGTGACGGCAGCAAGAAGTTTCCCTCTGACAAGATCTTTGAAGCCATCTCCTCCATGTTCCCTGACAAAGGCTCCACTGAGGAGCTCAAAGAGAA gtacAAGGAGCTGACGGAGCAACAGCTGCCCGGAGCGTTGCCTCCTGAGTGCACGCCTAACATCGACGGTCCCAACGCTCGCTCTGTGCAGCGCGAGCAGAGTCTTCACTCCTTCCACACGCTGTTCTGCAGACGCTGCTTCAAATACGACTGCTTCCTCCACC CTTTCCATGCAACTCCAAACACGTATAAGCGCAAGAACCTGGAGAACCTGGTGGATAGTAAGCCTTGCGTCATGGACTGCTACATGTACCTGGTACAG GATGGGTTAGTGAGGGAGTACCCGGCCggagtggtttcagatcaggtcAAGACGCCCTCCAAACGCTCCGTGGGTCGTCGCCGCGGACGACTCCCAAACGGCCGGCCCAGCACCCCCTCCGTCTCCTCGGAAACCAAAGACACAGACAGCGACCGGGAGGGCAGCAAGGAAGACGAGCGAGACAACGAACAGGACAACCATCAGGACAACGAGCAGGAAATGGAGCAAGAAAATGGGGGAGAAAATGATAAAGACGACGATGACAAGAAGGATGAAAACACCAGCAGCTCAG aggGTAACTCACGGTGTCAGACTCCAGTGAAGATGAAGCTGAGTGTGGAGGCTGAAGCTGTGGACTGGAGTGGAGCAGAAGCTTCTCTCTTTAGGGTTCTCATCGGGACTTACTACGACAACTTCTGCGCCATTGCACGGCTCATCGGCACGAAGACCTGCAGACAG GTTTATGAGTTCAGGGTCAAGGAATCGAGCATCATTGCACGCGCTCCTGCTGAAGACGAGGACACGCCCCCgcggaagaagaagaggaaacaCAGACTTTGGGCCACTCACTGCAGGAAGATCCAGCTGAAgaaag ATGGCTCATCCAATCACGTGTATAACTACCAGCCATGTGACCACCCGCGGCAGCCCTGCGACTCCTCCTGTCCCTGCGTCACCGCTCAAAACTTCTGCGAGAAGTTCTGCCAGTGCAGCTCTGAGT GTCAGAACCGTTTCCCAGGCTGTCGGTGCAAAGCTCAGTGCAACACCAAGCAGTGCCCCTGTTACCTGGCGGTGAGAGAGTGTGACCCCGACCTGTGTCTGACGTGCGGCGCTGCAGATCATTGGGACAGCAAGAACGTGTCCTGCAAGAACTGCTCCATCCAGAGAGGCGCCAAGAAG CATCTGCTGCTGGCCCCCTCAGACGTGGCCGGGTGGGGCATCTTCATCAAAGAGCCGGTCCAGAAGAATGAGTTCATCTCCGAATACTGTGGAGAG ATTATCTCTCAGGACGAAGCAGACCGCAGAGGCAAGGTCTACGATAAATACATGTGCAGCTTCCTCTTCAACCTCAACAACG ACTTTGTTGTTGATGCCACAAGGAAAGGCAACAAGATACGCTTTGCCAACCATTCTGTCAACCCCAACTGCTATGCAAAAG TGATGATGGTGAATGGGGATCACAGGATTGGA